In Verrucomicrobiota bacterium, the sequence ACAAGGAAGAACTGCGAACTTTGCTCGAACAATTTATTGCCAAGCATAACCAGACCTCCAAACCCTTTGTCTGGCGCAAGCGCGAAGTCAGGGGAACTCAGCTTCGCAATACAGTAATTAACTTATGCAACTAAGCACTAGCGGTTCGCCGCATCGAAGTGGCCGTTCCACCACGCGTTGTTCGGAATCCCGCCAGTCCCGCTTTTCTTGCCATCCAATTCTTCCGGCGTCATCGCGCGGGCGTGTCCGTCCACCATCACGACGTTCACCCGGCCGCCATTGCGCCCGGTCGGAGTGGCGCGGTGGGCGTCGGAGCTGTCATCGCCGCCTTCATAGTAGGCGTTGCCGGGACCGGGCGTTGGGCTGCTCTTGCGGCTGCCGTTGGAACCCAATCGCTCCGATCCAAGCGGCGGGTCAATGACATAGACTCCAGACCCGTCGGCGCCGTAGGGCAAGCCAGGAGAACCTTTTCGAGATCCTTTGGTATCGCCCAGGACGACGGTATTCGCCGGGGCGAGAATCGAACTGTCGGTCGCATGGAAGGGCGGAACACCGCCCGGCGTCCGGGTGTTGCCGAGGTATTGATAATTGAACCCATACCCTCCGTAGTAGCGAGTCGCGGCCGGCGTTTCGACACCGCCCGGCGCGGTGTGCGCAAACGGCTTGATCATGAAGGCGCGCTCCTCCGGGCGCAGATTCGGACTCAAATACACCTCCACGTTTTGCATGTAAGGATAAATCAAGTCGGCCCACCGAACGCGCGCTTGCCCGGCAACCGCGGCCAGTGAATGGCCCGGAAAGCGGCTGTCATAATCATCCCGATACAGGGTCATGCCCAAAGATAATTGGCGGAGGTTGCTAAGGCTGGCGACGGATTTGGCTTTGCTCTTGGCCTTGGCCAGCGCCGGCAAGAGCATGCCGGCCAGAATCGCGATGATGGCGATCACCACCAGCAATTCGATTAAAGTGAATCCGGATTCCGTTGTGCGTATGTTGTCTTGCGATGTTCGTTTCATGGCCGCCAACGTAACCGAGTCAGGGACGGCTCGCTCCCGGTGGCTTGCGATTTTTTGTCGGCGGTTTGCGCTCTCGGTTGCGCCGCTGTCAGCAAAGGATGGTAAGGATGGAGCAATGGAGGGTTAGTGATGTAGTAGTGGAGTGACTACGGGATCGAAGAATCCACAAATCCAGGAATCCGGCTCTGCCGCCGCCGGATTACACGTAGTAATCGAAGTCCTGCTCGGCCCGGACTCTGCGGCGGACGCGGAGAATGTGCGCGGGGAGGAAGTGCGGATTCAACTCCACGTAATTGCGCGGACCGTGCCACATGTAACGCGCGTCCGTGAGCAGGTCGTGCATCTCATACGGCTTTTCCGGATCGACGCCCATGTCCTGAATCGGAAGTTCCACCCAGCCGGCCTGCGTGTGGCGCGAATCCAGGTTCACCACCACCACGATCAAGTTCGAGTAATCCTCCGTGTGTTTGCTGTAACAAATGATCTGGTCGTTGTCGCAGGGATGGAAGCGCAAGCTCGCGTTGCTCTGCAACGCGGGGTTCTCACGCCGGATTCTGTTCACGCGCCCGATGAGTTCCTTGAGACTATCGCCCCGATCCAGGTCCCAGCGTCGAAGCTGGTATTTTTCGGAATCGAGGTATTCCTCGCTGCGGCGTTCGCGCGCCCGGTTTTCGCGCAGTTCATAAGCCGGCCCGTAAATCCCGTAGTTCGAACTCAAGGTCGCGGCCAGGATGAAACGCGAACTGAAAATCGGCGGCTCGCCGTGCTGCAAATGCTCGGTCAGGATGTCCGGCGTGTTCGGCCAGAGATTCGGACGAAAATGTTCGCGCACGTCGGTCTGAGTCAACTCCATCAGATAAGTCGTCAATTCCCACTTCGTGTTCCGCCACGCGAAATACGTGTAGGCCTGGCTGAAGCCGAGCTTGGTCAGGCCATACCGCACTTTGGGGCGTGTGAACGCTTCCGAAAGAAATAGCGCGTCCGGGTACTGGGCCTTCACTTTGCCCAAGAGGTAGTCCCAAAACCGAAACGGTTTCGTGTGCGGGTTATCGACGCGGAAGATTCGCACGCCTTGTTCGGCCCAGTACAGCACCACGCCGGTCAGTTCTTCCCAGAGCGCTTGCCAATGCTCCGTCTCGAAGTCGAACGGATAGATGTCCTGGTATTTCTTCGGCGGATTCTCCGCGTATTGAATCGTGCCGTCCGGCCGCTTTTTGAACCATTCCGGATGCTCCTTCACGTAGGGGTGATCCGGCGAACACTGGAACGCGATGTCGAGTGCGATATCGATGCCCAGCTCTTTCGCCTTCGTGACCAGCGCGCGAAAATCTGCGATCGTGCCGAACTGCGGGTGAATCGCTTTGTGACCGCCTTCCTCGGCGCCAATGGCCCACGGGCTGCCCACGTCGTCCGGCCCCGCGGTCAGCGCGTTGTTCTTGCCTTTGCGGTAGGTGCGGCCGATCGGATGGATCGGGGGAAAATACAACACGTCGAATCCCATTGCCGCCACGTACCGTAAACGCGCTTCGCAATCTTTGAACGTGCCGTGCTGGCCCGGCGCCGGGGAGCACGAGCGCGGGAACATCTCGTACCACGCGCTGAAACGCGCCTTGACCGGGTCCACGAGCACGCCGAGTTCACTCGACAGAGTCGCGAATCGCCGCTCCGAGTACTGGCTCACCAGCGGCGCGAGATCATCGACCATCGCCAGGTGCGTCGCGCCGGAAAAGTCGCGCCGAGTCCGCAAGCTCGCCGCCAGTTCCTTCAAGCGGTGCGCATCCTGACTCGCAGCGCGGCTGGCGGCCTGGAAAACCAACTCGGCGCCAATCAACAGGTCCGTGGCGATGTCCTGCTGCTGCGCTTCCAC encodes:
- a CDS encoding prepilin-type N-terminal cleavage/methylation domain-containing protein — translated: MKRTSQDNIRTTESGFTLIELLVVIAIIAILAGMLLPALAKAKSKAKSVASLSNLRQLSLGMTLYRDDYDSRFPGHSLAAVAGQARVRWADLIYPYMQNVEVYLSPNLRPEERAFMIKPFAHTAPGGVETPAATRYYGGYGFNYQYLGNTRTPGGVPPFHATDSSILAPANTVVLGDTKGSRKGSPGLPYGADGSGVYVIDPPLGSERLGSNGSRKSSPTPGPGNAYYEGGDDSSDAHRATPTGRNGGRVNVVMVDGHARAMTPEELDGKKSGTGGIPNNAWWNGHFDAANR
- a CDS encoding alpha-1,4-glucan--maltose-1-phosphate maltosyltransferase, which produces MAKPKLTNSAKSAGRERVVIEDVKPQIDGGRFPIKRTVGEKVVVEADVFVDGHDALSCVLLFRHEKDPRWSEGPMEFLVNDRWRAEFAVAELGRYQYCVQGWVDPFKSWQRDLRKRVEAQQQDIATDLLIGAELVFQAASRAASQDAHRLKELAASLRTRRDFSGATHLAMVDDLAPLVSQYSERRFATLSSELGVLVDPVKARFSAWYEMFPRSCSPAPGQHGTFKDCEARLRYVAAMGFDVLYFPPIHPIGRTYRKGKNNALTAGPDDVGSPWAIGAEEGGHKAIHPQFGTIADFRALVTKAKELGIDIALDIAFQCSPDHPYVKEHPEWFKKRPDGTIQYAENPPKKYQDIYPFDFETEHWQALWEELTGVVLYWAEQGVRIFRVDNPHTKPFRFWDYLLGKVKAQYPDALFLSEAFTRPKVRYGLTKLGFSQAYTYFAWRNTKWELTTYLMELTQTDVREHFRPNLWPNTPDILTEHLQHGEPPIFSSRFILAATLSSNYGIYGPAYELRENRARERRSEEYLDSEKYQLRRWDLDRGDSLKELIGRVNRIRRENPALQSNASLRFHPCDNDQIICYSKHTEDYSNLIVVVVNLDSRHTQAGWVELPIQDMGVDPEKPYEMHDLLTDARYMWHGPRNYVELNPHFLPAHILRVRRRVRAEQDFDYYV